In Deltaproteobacteria bacterium PRO3, one DNA window encodes the following:
- a CDS encoding glycosyltransferase family 39 protein produces MHGFRRHADLWLCLLLCLLALGITLPFLNHAYHVDEPLFLRVARQILSDPWNPYGFQYLWDNEPKPMSQIAAFPPLFAYFLAAVGGGREFPPEARIHLSLVPFACVALVSFYLVARKLGHSPVWSFFAAALWACSPAFVVSANLAMPDVAGIACSLLALAICLGGWQNNRTAPLLAGGVLLGLALLMRYNTAPLLPVFVLLGWSYGAGRRGWIPAILAAALLAAWLVWSKKVAFQSHSTQLFSTFFGVKEALNRFWALNNALSLATFLPFLWALLVWPKGPFWPLFSLVVGIYYGALASKAEPIVGFEMFPDFVFFSLGFFTLAYLATRLWADLRRLAPLDCGARDSKGQGPEWFLAFRPEAWRRDPEAFREAVLILWVFAALAVPLVYVHFASKYLLYAQPPLILLALKALVAVENRWHKPLAALLPAGLALSLAVAHADFRLADVYRRKAHEMTSAYFPWRGNLWFMGHWGWQYYLEKQGIRPLPATSFGTAGLKEGDVVLRAAYASPQPIFPSLHERIQIRKYVPVFEEFPLRTMNQQARAGFYSNIWGPLPFSVSDFALENIAVYDVVR; encoded by the coding sequence ATGCACGGCTTTCGTAGACACGCCGATCTTTGGCTCTGCCTTCTGCTCTGTCTGTTGGCGCTGGGGATCACCTTGCCCTTCCTGAACCACGCCTATCACGTGGACGAGCCGCTGTTCCTCCGCGTCGCCCGGCAAATCCTATCCGACCCTTGGAACCCTTACGGGTTTCAATACCTGTGGGACAACGAACCCAAGCCCATGTCGCAGATCGCCGCCTTTCCACCGCTCTTCGCCTATTTTTTGGCCGCGGTGGGCGGCGGACGGGAATTTCCGCCCGAGGCCCGCATTCATCTCTCGCTCGTGCCTTTCGCTTGCGTCGCGTTGGTGTCGTTCTATCTCGTCGCGCGAAAACTGGGACATTCCCCCGTCTGGAGCTTTTTCGCGGCGGCGCTTTGGGCCTGCTCGCCGGCCTTCGTGGTTTCGGCGAACCTCGCGATGCCCGACGTCGCCGGCATCGCCTGCTCGCTGCTCGCCCTCGCGATTTGCCTCGGCGGCTGGCAAAATAACCGGACGGCCCCGCTCCTCGCGGGAGGCGTCCTACTCGGGCTCGCCCTGCTGATGCGCTACAACACCGCTCCCCTGCTGCCCGTCTTCGTCCTGCTGGGCTGGTCCTACGGCGCGGGGCGCCGCGGTTGGATCCCGGCCATACTCGCCGCGGCCCTTTTGGCGGCGTGGCTGGTATGGAGCAAAAAGGTCGCCTTCCAATCCCATTCCACGCAACTCTTCTCCACCTTCTTCGGGGTCAAGGAGGCGCTCAACCGTTTTTGGGCTTTGAACAACGCCCTGAGCCTGGCGACATTCCTGCCCTTCCTCTGGGCGCTCCTGGTCTGGCCCAAGGGACCGTTTTGGCCGCTGTTCTCGCTCGTCGTCGGCATATATTACGGGGCCCTCGCCTCCAAGGCGGAGCCGATCGTGGGCTTCGAGATGTTCCCGGATTTCGTCTTCTTCAGCTTGGGTTTTTTCACCCTGGCCTATCTCGCGACCCGCCTGTGGGCCGACCTCAGGCGCTTGGCTCCTCTGGACTGCGGCGCGCGGGACTCGAAGGGCCAGGGACCCGAATGGTTCTTGGCGTTCCGTCCCGAGGCCTGGCGGCGCGATCCCGAGGCCTTTCGCGAAGCGGTGCTGATCCTATGGGTCTTCGCGGCGCTCGCCGTACCGCTGGTCTACGTGCATTTCGCCTCCAAATACCTGCTCTACGCCCAACCGCCGCTCATCTTGCTCGCTCTGAAGGCCCTCGTCGCCGTCGAAAATCGTTGGCACAAGCCCCTTGCCGCCCTGCTTCCGGCCGGCTTGGCCTTGTCCCTGGCCGTGGCGCACGCGGACTTTCGCCTCGCCGACGTCTATCGACGCAAGGCGCACGAAATGACCTCTGCCTATTTTCCCTGGCGGGGAAACCTTTGGTTCATGGGGCACTGGGGGTGGCAGTATTATCTGGAAAAACAGGGCATTCGTCCCCTGCCCGCCACGAGCTTCGGGACGGCGGGCCTGAAGGAAGGCGACGTCGTTTTGCGAGCCGCCTACGCGAGCCCCCAGCCGATCTTTCCCTCCCTGCATGAACGTATTCAAATCCGGAAGTACGTTCCGGTGTTCGAGGAATTTCCGCTCCGCACTATGAACCAACAAGCCCGGGCGGGATTTTATTCGAACATCTGGGGCCCCTTACCGTTTTCGGTATCGGATTTCGCGCTCGAGAATATAGCGGTCTACGATGTCGTCCGTTAG